Proteins from a single region of Streptomyces spectabilis:
- a CDS encoding TatD family hydrolase: MRIFDPHIHMTSRTTDDYQAMHTAGVRAVVEPAFWLGQPRTSPASFVDYFDSLLGWEPFRAAQYGIAHHCTIALNPKEANDARCTPVLDLLPRYLVKDNVVAVGEIGYDSMTPAEDTALAAQLQLAADHELPALVHTPHRDKLAGLRRTLDVVAESALPMDRVLIDHLNETTVKEAKDAGCWLGFSIYPDTKMDEERMVAILRQYGPEHVLVNSAADWGKSDPLKTRKVGDALLDAGFTDDEVDRVLWRNPVAFYGLSGRLALDVADTDATHEGNSILRGGA; the protein is encoded by the coding sequence ATGCGCATCTTCGACCCCCACATCCACATGACCTCCCGCACCACCGACGACTACCAGGCCATGCACACCGCGGGGGTGCGCGCCGTCGTCGAGCCCGCCTTCTGGCTGGGCCAGCCCCGCACCTCGCCCGCCTCCTTCGTCGACTACTTCGACTCCCTCCTCGGCTGGGAGCCCTTCCGCGCCGCCCAGTACGGCATAGCCCACCACTGCACGATCGCGCTCAACCCCAAGGAAGCCAACGACGCGCGCTGCACCCCCGTCCTCGACCTGCTGCCCCGGTACCTGGTCAAGGACAACGTCGTCGCCGTCGGCGAGATCGGCTACGACTCCATGACACCCGCCGAGGACACCGCGCTCGCGGCCCAGCTGCAGCTCGCCGCCGACCACGAACTGCCCGCGCTCGTGCACACCCCGCACCGCGACAAACTCGCGGGACTGCGCCGCACCCTGGACGTCGTCGCCGAGTCCGCGCTGCCCATGGACCGGGTCCTGATCGACCACCTCAACGAAACCACCGTCAAGGAAGCCAAGGACGCGGGCTGCTGGCTCGGCTTCTCCATCTATCCCGACACCAAGATGGACGAGGAGCGGATGGTCGCGATCCTGCGCCAGTACGGCCCGGAGCACGTCCTCGTCAACTCGGCAGCCGACTGGGGCAAGAGCGACCCCCTCAAGACCCGCAAGGTCGGTGACGCGCTGCTCGACGCCGGGTTCACCGACGACGAGGTCGACCGCGTGCTGTGGCGCAACCCCGTGGCCTTCTACGGGCTCAGCGGCCGTCTCGCCCTGGACGTCGCGGACACCGATGCCACCCACGAGGGCAACTCCATACTCCGCGGCGGGGCGTGA
- a CDS encoding sugar phosphate isomerase/epimerase family protein, with product MTAPYEWSPAEGASLPDGTPAADPAVREASAAGAPTQDAPARLRFGYGTNGLTDLRLDDALGLLADLGYSGVGLTLDHMHLDPLAPDLAARTRRVARRLDQLGLTVTVETGARYVLDPRRKHGPSLLDPDPQRRAERASLLIRAVQVATDLGAHAVHCFSGITPDGTSAETAWSRLTDALQPVLDAVSSARLPLAVEPEPGHLLATLADFHHLRHLLGDPELLGLTLDIGHCQCLEPQSPADCVRAAAPWLRHVQIEDMRRGVHEHLPFGDGEIDFPPVLRALAATGYQGLTVVELPRHSHAGPQLAARSMDFLHRAAAFALSGGSGSSGSAATPTSPRAPSGPAAAPPLREASPRGGTP from the coding sequence ATGACCGCCCCGTACGAGTGGTCTCCCGCCGAGGGCGCCTCCCTCCCTGACGGCACCCCCGCCGCAGACCCGGCCGTCCGGGAGGCCTCGGCCGCAGGTGCCCCCACTCAAGACGCCCCCGCGCGCCTCCGCTTTGGCTATGGCACCAACGGCCTCACCGACCTCCGTCTCGACGACGCCCTCGGCCTCCTCGCCGACCTCGGCTACTCCGGCGTCGGCCTCACCCTCGACCACATGCACCTCGACCCCCTCGCCCCCGACCTGGCCGCTCGCACCCGGAGGGTGGCCCGGCGCCTGGACCAGCTGGGACTGACGGTCACAGTGGAGACGGGCGCCCGCTATGTGCTCGACCCACGCCGCAAGCACGGGCCTTCCCTGCTCGACCCCGACCCGCAGCGCCGTGCCGAACGGGCCAGCCTCCTCATCCGCGCCGTACAGGTCGCCACGGACCTCGGCGCCCACGCCGTCCACTGCTTCAGCGGCATCACACCGGACGGCACCTCCGCGGAGACAGCCTGGTCGCGCCTCACCGATGCGCTCCAGCCCGTCCTCGACGCCGTGTCCTCGGCGCGCCTGCCGCTGGCCGTCGAGCCCGAACCCGGCCATCTCCTCGCCACACTCGCCGACTTCCACCACCTCCGTCACCTCCTCGGTGATCCCGAACTCCTGGGCCTGACCCTCGACATCGGCCACTGCCAGTGCCTCGAACCGCAGTCACCCGCCGACTGCGTCCGCGCCGCCGCCCCCTGGCTGCGGCACGTCCAGATCGAGGACATGCGCCGGGGCGTTCACGAACACCTCCCCTTCGGAGACGGCGAGATCGACTTCCCGCCCGTGCTGCGCGCCCTGGCCGCGACCGGCTACCAGGGCCTGACCGTCGTCGAGCTGCCCCGCCACTCCCACGCGGGCCCTCAACTCGCCGCTCGGTCCATGGACTTCCTTCACCGGGCCGCCGCCTTCGCCCTTTCCGGCGGTTCCGGCAGTTCTGGCAGCGCCGCTACCCCCACCTCCCCTCGTGCTCCCTCCGGTCCCGCCGCCGCCCCGCCGCTCCGCGAGGCCTCACCCCGAGGAGGAACCCCGTGA
- a CDS encoding sugar phosphate isomerase/epimerase family protein has product MSRKPAPVDPELTHRLTRRGVLGVAAGATAAALAGTAAAAGPASAATTPSTGSASGEASTKASGKGRGRPVLPPGRLGVQLYSLRDKVSSLGFATVFAELARYGYDEIEFAGYAQGSAGAITLAQLKRLARDHGLTAIGSHVGYANDGDPNAYTFAQNLTKVLDDAEALGLKHIGTASGPFRHGNTVDALKRAAEDFNTYGEAARARGMKFYQHNHAEEFSFATDKPSVRLYDVLLAETDPDLVFLEMDIYWAYSARFRFGKQVDGTPRPFDPIAYVLRQPHRYPLFHVKDGIRDDSTRDGYRMVDVGDGDIDYKRFLSKVTSRTHGGRRYHHWQVEHDSPTDSFAFARKSSAHLHALRERCGD; this is encoded by the coding sequence ATGAGCCGCAAGCCCGCGCCCGTCGATCCCGAGCTGACCCACCGACTGACCAGGCGAGGCGTGCTCGGCGTCGCCGCGGGCGCCACCGCGGCCGCGCTCGCCGGCACCGCTGCCGCCGCGGGTCCGGCCTCGGCCGCCACCACCCCGAGCACGGGCTCGGCCTCCGGCGAGGCTTCGACCAAGGCGTCCGGGAAGGGGCGCGGCCGTCCCGTCCTGCCGCCCGGCCGCCTCGGCGTCCAGCTCTACAGCCTCCGCGACAAGGTCTCGTCTCTAGGCTTCGCCACCGTCTTCGCCGAACTGGCGCGGTACGGCTACGACGAGATCGAGTTCGCCGGGTACGCCCAGGGCTCCGCGGGCGCCATCACGCTCGCCCAGCTGAAGAGACTGGCCCGCGACCACGGGCTCACCGCCATCGGCAGCCACGTCGGCTACGCCAACGACGGCGACCCGAACGCGTACACGTTCGCGCAGAACCTCACCAAGGTCCTCGACGACGCCGAGGCCCTCGGCCTGAAGCACATCGGCACCGCCTCCGGCCCCTTCCGCCACGGCAATACCGTCGACGCCCTCAAGCGCGCCGCCGAGGACTTCAACACGTACGGCGAGGCCGCCCGGGCACGGGGCATGAAGTTCTACCAGCACAACCACGCCGAGGAGTTCTCCTTCGCCACGGACAAGCCGAGCGTGCGCCTCTACGACGTACTGCTGGCCGAGACCGACCCCGACCTGGTGTTCCTGGAAATGGACATCTACTGGGCGTACAGCGCACGGTTCCGCTTCGGCAAGCAGGTGGACGGCACACCGCGGCCCTTCGACCCGATCGCCTACGTCCTGCGCCAACCGCACCGCTACCCGCTGTTCCACGTGAAGGACGGCATCCGTGACGACTCCACCCGCGACGGGTACCGCATGGTGGACGTCGGCGACGGCGACATCGACTACAAGAGGTTCCTGTCCAAGGTGACCTCCCGCACCCACGGAGGGCGCCGCTACCACCACTGGCAGGTGGAGCACGACTCCCCGACCGACTCCTTCGCCTTCGCCCGCAAGTCCAGCGCCCACCTGCACGCGCTGAGAGAGCGCTGCGGGGACTGA
- a CDS encoding OFA family MFS transporter, with amino-acid sequence MTAEPFAEHSASGRANPHGPDAQGPDTPEPDPHGPDPHGSGSHGSEAHGSAARGRDAPERSYRELTDARGRVYRVGESDRQILGRPRWTMVVLPWVAMIAISVFEYAYGAAEDTLSEAHHWTSSNTFWVLSVWIFFQAGVSFPAGKLREKGILTSRAAMLTGSVLSLFGFVSLSHAPNVAAAMVGFGLLGGVGSGLIYSTCVNMVGKWYPERRGGKTGFVNGGFAYGAVPFIFLFSYGFDTSNYRTVLDLVGFYVLAVTLVAGLFFKDPPKNWWPESVDPLRQGAGTRTAVALAKNPPAVAQFTPGEALRTGVVPLMWVCMLCCAGVSIFGISFQVPFAKEMGFGPMIAASSMGVMSVINGTGRGVVGWLSDRLGRRPTLTYVCVALSVAQFGVLWAGEIRNEPLFLVFAFLSGFAGGAFYPLFAALVPDYFGENNNASNYGMVYSAKLVSGLFGGGIGATVVHSWGYVGAYTTAGAVSLLAAGLSLLLQQPSVPRARGELMQPG; translated from the coding sequence ATGACGGCGGAGCCCTTCGCCGAACACTCCGCGTCCGGCCGTGCGAACCCGCACGGACCGGACGCCCAGGGACCGGACACCCCGGAGCCCGACCCGCACGGACCCGACCCGCACGGATCCGGCTCGCACGGGTCGGAGGCCCACGGTTCCGCCGCACGCGGGCGGGACGCGCCGGAACGGTCGTACCGAGAGCTCACGGACGCGCGTGGCCGCGTCTACCGGGTCGGCGAGAGCGACCGGCAGATCCTCGGGCGTCCCCGCTGGACGATGGTCGTCCTCCCCTGGGTGGCCATGATCGCCATCAGTGTCTTCGAGTACGCCTACGGAGCGGCCGAGGACACCCTCTCGGAAGCGCACCACTGGACGTCGTCCAACACCTTCTGGGTGCTCAGCGTGTGGATCTTCTTCCAGGCGGGAGTCTCCTTCCCGGCCGGGAAGCTGCGCGAGAAGGGCATCCTGACCAGCAGGGCCGCGATGCTCACGGGCTCCGTCCTGTCGCTGTTCGGCTTCGTCAGCCTCAGCCACGCGCCCAATGTCGCGGCGGCGATGGTCGGTTTCGGACTGCTCGGCGGCGTCGGCTCCGGGCTCATCTACTCGACGTGCGTCAACATGGTCGGCAAGTGGTACCCCGAGCGGCGCGGCGGCAAGACGGGCTTCGTCAACGGAGGCTTCGCCTACGGGGCGGTGCCTTTCATCTTCTTGTTCTCGTACGGCTTCGACACCTCCAACTACCGCACCGTCCTCGATCTCGTCGGCTTCTATGTGCTCGCCGTGACCTTGGTGGCGGGCCTGTTCTTCAAGGACCCCCCGAAGAACTGGTGGCCCGAGAGCGTCGATCCGCTGCGGCAGGGGGCGGGCACGCGCACAGCCGTCGCGCTCGCCAAGAACCCGCCCGCCGTCGCGCAGTTCACCCCGGGAGAGGCGTTACGGACCGGCGTCGTACCGCTGATGTGGGTGTGCATGCTCTGCTGCGCGGGAGTGTCCATCTTCGGGATCTCGTTCCAGGTGCCGTTCGCCAAGGAGATGGGGTTCGGGCCGATGATCGCCGCGTCCTCCATGGGCGTCATGTCGGTGATCAACGGAACGGGGCGCGGCGTCGTCGGCTGGCTCTCGGACAGGCTGGGACGGCGTCCCACGCTGACGTACGTGTGCGTGGCCCTCTCGGTGGCGCAGTTCGGCGTCCTGTGGGCGGGTGAGATCCGCAACGAGCCGCTCTTCCTCGTCTTCGCCTTCCTGTCGGGCTTCGCGGGCGGCGCCTTCTACCCGCTGTTCGCCGCCCTGGTCCCGGACTACTTCGGGGAGAACAACAACGCCTCCAACTACGGCATGGTCTACAGCGCGAAGCTGGTCAGCGGCCTGTTCGGGGGAGGCATCGGCGCGACAGTCGTGCACTCCTGGGGCTATGTCGGCGCCTATACGACGGCGGGAGCGGTGTCACTGCTCGCGGCGGGCCTCTCCTTGCTGCTGCAACAGCCGAGCGTGCCACGCGCGCGTGGCGAACTGATGCAGCCCGGCTGA
- a CDS encoding OFA family MFS transporter — MNTTDLSASVPFREVTDRNGRLYRIGETDLDIMGRPRRTMVLFPWMGMLGISSSEYAFTSAEDTLHDAHLWSSGHIFWLMGVWVFFQAAVAFPAGQLRESGRLPARYAMFLGAFGTVCGYLSLAFAPHVTVAYIGFGMFSGIGAGLVYATCVNMVGKWYPERKGGKTGLVNGGFAYGSVPFVFLFTSYMDLSNYRGVLIFVGVVCASVVAFAGWFFKDPPKGWWPPHVDPLKASADPRVRRALEKNPPAVKQYAPREAARTPVLWMMWFCLLCTAGINIFGIAFQVPFGKDMGFAGGVVATAMSLKAIVNGTGRGVIGWISDRYGRRHTLVIVCLVLGTAQFGVLVSGSMGSMPFFLFCSMVSGFGGGAIFPLFAAMTADYFGENNNATNYGMVYSSKLISGLVGSGMGAVVVNAWDYQGAFVIAGCIGICSAVLALFLKSPGRPSARRVVPNPHPLGEEMA; from the coding sequence ATGAATACCACCGACCTCTCGGCCTCCGTCCCCTTCAGGGAGGTGACGGACCGCAACGGCCGCCTGTACCGCATCGGCGAGACCGACCTCGACATCATGGGGCGACCACGCCGGACCATGGTGCTCTTCCCCTGGATGGGCATGCTGGGCATCAGCTCCTCGGAGTACGCGTTCACGTCCGCCGAGGACACGCTGCATGACGCGCACCTGTGGAGCAGCGGGCACATCTTCTGGCTGATGGGCGTCTGGGTGTTCTTCCAGGCGGCCGTCGCCTTCCCGGCCGGTCAGCTGCGCGAGAGCGGCAGACTCCCCGCTCGGTACGCGATGTTCCTCGGCGCCTTCGGCACGGTCTGCGGCTATCTCTCGCTCGCGTTCGCGCCGCACGTGACGGTCGCGTACATCGGTTTCGGCATGTTCAGCGGCATCGGCGCCGGCCTGGTCTACGCGACCTGCGTGAACATGGTCGGCAAGTGGTATCCGGAACGCAAAGGAGGCAAGACCGGCCTGGTGAACGGCGGCTTCGCCTACGGCTCCGTGCCGTTTGTCTTCCTCTTCACGTCGTACATGGACTTGAGTAACTACCGCGGCGTCCTGATCTTCGTGGGCGTCGTCTGCGCGTCGGTCGTGGCGTTCGCCGGATGGTTCTTCAAGGACCCGCCCAAGGGCTGGTGGCCGCCCCACGTCGACCCCCTGAAGGCATCCGCCGACCCGCGCGTCCGGCGGGCCCTGGAGAAGAACCCTCCCGCCGTGAAGCAGTACGCCCCCAGGGAGGCCGCGCGCACGCCGGTGCTGTGGATGATGTGGTTCTGTCTGCTGTGCACGGCGGGGATCAACATCTTCGGGATCGCCTTCCAGGTGCCGTTCGGCAAGGACATGGGATTCGCGGGCGGAGTCGTGGCCACCGCGATGTCCCTGAAGGCGATCGTCAACGGTACGGGCCGGGGCGTGATCGGCTGGATCTCGGACCGCTACGGGCGGCGCCACACGCTCGTCATCGTCTGTCTCGTCCTCGGCACCGCCCAGTTCGGGGTCCTGGTGTCGGGCTCCATGGGGAGCATGCCGTTCTTCCTGTTCTGCTCCATGGTCTCCGGGTTCGGCGGCGGGGCGATCTTCCCGCTGTTCGCCGCGATGACGGCCGACTACTTCGGCGAGAACAACAACGCCACCAACTACGGCATGGTCTACAGCTCGAAGCTGATCTCCGGACTCGTCGGCTCCGGCATGGGGGCCGTCGTCGTGAACGCGTGGGACTACCAGGGCGCGTTCGTCATCGCCGGCTGCATCGGCATCTGCTCGGCCGTGCTCGCGCTCTTCCTCAAGTCACCGGGCAGGCCCTCCGCCCGGCGCGTCGTACCCAACCCGCACCCCTTAGGTGAGGAGATGGCTTGA
- the eboE gene encoding metabolite traffic protein EboE has translation MRFRHPDGSTVHLAYCTNVHSAETLDGVLAQLRDHCEPVRKRLGRDRIGIGLWLAKDAVHALVTDPAALRGLRTELDRRGLEVVTLNGFPYDGFGSDEVKYRVYKPDWADPERLEHTTALARVLAQLLPDDVTEGTISTLPLAWRTAFGPARARAARAALGTLAQRLDALAELTGRSVRIGLEPEPGCIVETTGDAIEPLTRVGHDRIGVCVDTCHLATSFEDPHTALDALAAAGIPVVKSQLSAALHAERPHLPEVRAALAAFDEPRFLHQTRTLSRGPARTTAEGVQGTVLRGTDDLGEALTFDALPDTAPWRSHFHVPLHAAPAPPLTSTLSVLKDSLALLVGGPHPRTRHLEVETYTWQALPPELRPRARPQLVDGIAAELTLARDLLTDLGLKELP, from the coding sequence ATGCGCTTCCGGCACCCCGACGGCTCCACCGTCCACCTCGCCTATTGCACGAACGTCCACTCCGCGGAGACCCTCGACGGCGTCCTCGCTCAACTCCGCGACCACTGCGAGCCCGTCCGCAAGCGGCTCGGACGTGACCGCATCGGCATCGGCCTCTGGCTCGCCAAGGACGCCGTCCACGCCCTCGTCACGGACCCGGCCGCGCTGCGCGGACTGCGCACCGAACTCGACCGGCGCGGCCTCGAAGTCGTCACCCTCAACGGCTTCCCCTATGACGGCTTCGGCTCCGACGAGGTCAAGTACCGCGTCTACAAGCCGGACTGGGCCGATCCCGAGCGTCTGGAGCACACCACCGCCCTGGCTCGCGTCCTCGCCCAGCTGCTGCCCGACGACGTCACCGAGGGCACCATCTCCACCCTGCCGCTGGCCTGGCGCACCGCTTTCGGCCCGGCCCGTGCCCGGGCCGCCCGCGCCGCCCTCGGCACGCTCGCCCAGCGCCTCGACGCCCTCGCCGAACTCACCGGCCGGTCCGTCCGCATCGGTCTCGAACCCGAACCCGGCTGCATCGTGGAGACCACCGGCGACGCCATCGAACCCCTCACCCGGGTCGGCCACGACCGCATCGGCGTCTGCGTCGACACCTGTCACCTCGCCACCTCCTTCGAAGATCCGCACACCGCCCTCGACGCCCTCGCCGCCGCGGGCATCCCCGTCGTCAAATCCCAGCTCTCCGCCGCTCTGCACGCCGAACGCCCTCACCTCCCCGAAGTACGCGCGGCCCTCGCCGCCTTCGACGAACCCCGCTTCCTGCACCAGACCCGCACCCTGTCGCGCGGCCCCGCCCGCACGACGGCGGAAGGGGTCCAAGGCACCGTCCTGCGTGGCACCGACGACCTCGGCGAGGCCCTCACCTTCGACGCCCTGCCCGACACGGCACCCTGGCGCTCCCACTTCCACGTACCGCTGCACGCGGCTCCCGCCCCGCCGCTCACCTCCACGCTCTCCGTCCTCAAGGACTCGCTCGCCCTGCTGGTCGGCGGACCGCACCCGCGTACCCGTCACCTCGAGGTGGAGACCTACACCTGGCAGGCCCTCCCGCCCGAGCTGCGCCCACGTGCTCGCCCCCAGCTCGTCGACGGCATCGCCGCCGAACTCACCCTCGCCCGCGACCTCCTGACGGACCTCGGCCTGAAGGAACTGCCATGA
- a CDS encoding nucleotide pyrophosphatase/phosphodiesterase family protein, with the protein MTPSVPGRPTPLLVLDVVGLTPHLLAHMPRLAALAETGSQALLGTVLPAVTCAAQSTFLTGTTPAEHGIVGNGWYFRELGDVLLWRQHNGLVTGDKLWDAARRAHPGYTVANICWWYAMGADTDVTVTPRPVYYADGRKEPDCYTRPPALHDELTEKFGTFPLFHFWGPGADIVSSRWIVDATRHIIDTRRPDLALCYLPHLDYDLQRFGPDDPRAHRAAADLDAVIAPLLADAKAEGRTVVALSEYGITRVSRPVDINRALRRAGLLEVHTQDGMEYLDPMASRAFAVADHQIAHVYVRRPEDLEATRAALQGLPGIDQLLDDEGKKAHHLDHPRSGELVAVAEPDAWFTYYYWLDDARAPDFAQLVEIHRKPGYDPVELFMDPEDPYVRLKAAGALARKKLGMRYRMAVVPLDPSPIRGSHGRLPTSEDPDSGPLILCSTPRAVTGRVAATDVKSLLLRLAGLS; encoded by the coding sequence ATGACCCCTTCCGTTCCAGGACGGCCGACCCCGCTCCTCGTCCTCGACGTCGTCGGCCTCACCCCCCATCTGCTCGCCCATATGCCGCGTCTCGCGGCCCTCGCCGAGACCGGTTCCCAAGCACTCCTCGGCACCGTCCTGCCCGCCGTGACCTGCGCCGCCCAGTCGACCTTCCTCACCGGCACCACACCCGCCGAGCACGGCATCGTCGGCAACGGCTGGTACTTCCGCGAGCTCGGTGACGTCCTGCTGTGGCGCCAGCACAACGGCCTCGTCACGGGCGACAAGCTCTGGGACGCCGCTCGCCGCGCCCACCCCGGTTACACCGTCGCCAACATCTGCTGGTGGTACGCCATGGGCGCGGACACCGATGTCACCGTCACCCCCCGTCCCGTGTACTACGCCGACGGCCGGAAGGAACCCGACTGCTACACCCGGCCCCCGGCCCTGCACGACGAACTCACCGAGAAGTTCGGCACGTTCCCCCTCTTCCACTTCTGGGGTCCCGGGGCGGACATCGTCTCCAGCCGGTGGATCGTGGACGCCACCCGCCACATCATCGACACCCGTCGCCCCGACCTCGCCCTGTGCTACCTCCCTCATCTCGACTACGACCTGCAGCGGTTCGGCCCCGACGACCCGCGCGCCCACCGGGCCGCCGCCGACCTGGACGCGGTGATCGCCCCGCTCCTCGCCGACGCGAAGGCCGAGGGACGCACCGTCGTCGCCCTGTCCGAGTACGGCATCACGCGGGTGAGCCGCCCCGTCGACATCAACCGCGCGCTGCGCCGCGCCGGGCTCCTGGAAGTGCACACCCAGGACGGCATGGAGTACCTCGACCCCATGGCCTCCCGCGCCTTCGCCGTCGCGGACCACCAGATCGCCCACGTCTATGTGCGACGTCCGGAGGACTTGGAGGCCACCCGAGCGGCACTCCAAGGCCTGCCCGGCATCGATCAGCTCCTTGACGACGAGGGCAAGAAGGCCCACCACCTGGACCACCCCCGCTCGGGGGAGCTGGTCGCCGTCGCCGAACCGGACGCCTGGTTCACGTACTACTACTGGCTCGACGACGCCCGCGCGCCCGACTTCGCGCAGCTCGTCGAGATCCATCGCAAACCCGGCTACGACCCGGTCGAACTGTTCATGGACCCCGAAGACCCCTATGTCCGGCTGAAGGCCGCGGGTGCGCTCGCCCGCAAGAAGCTCGGCATGCGCTACCGCATGGCGGTGGTGCCCCTCGACCCCTCGCCTATTCGCGGCAGCCATGGCCGCCTCCCGACGAGCGAGGATCCTGATTCCGGACCGCTCATTCTGTGCTCCACCCCCCGCGCTGTCACCGGCCGCGTCGCGGCCACCGATGTGAAGTCCCTGTTGCTCCGGCTCGCCGGTCTGTCATGA
- a CDS encoding inositol-3-phosphate synthase: MSTTATEDPTGVWLIGARGSVATTAVAGCAAMTAGLHPPTGMVTETPAFAGAGLPALSSLVFGGHDTMECPLPKRAEHLAAQGVLPHGLPAAVRAELVAADAEIRTGGPLPGDTRTDEELISAFTSEISDFLRRRGLARAVVVNVASTEPAPPSAAAGPAAPPPFEPPPPGRLLPASSLYATAALRAGCPYVNFTPSTGLHHPALAALAARSGLPHAGRDGKTGQTLLRSVLGPMFAQRALDVRAWSGTNLLGGGDGAALADPDAAAAKNAGKERVLADTLGAVPQGEVHIDDVPALGDWKTAWDHIAFDGFLGTRMTLQTTWQGCDSALAAPLVLDLVRLLSRAHAHGLTGPRPELAFYFKDPDPGASAALADQYAALTAFAARLQGRGE; the protein is encoded by the coding sequence GACGACGGCCGTCGCGGGCTGCGCGGCGATGACGGCCGGCCTGCACCCGCCGACCGGCATGGTCACGGAGACCCCGGCCTTCGCCGGTGCCGGGCTGCCCGCCCTGTCCTCCCTCGTCTTCGGCGGCCACGACACCATGGAGTGCCCCCTGCCCAAACGCGCCGAACACCTGGCCGCCCAGGGAGTGCTGCCGCACGGCCTGCCCGCCGCCGTGCGCGCCGAACTCGTCGCCGCCGACGCCGAGATCCGCACCGGCGGCCCCCTGCCCGGCGACACCCGCACCGACGAGGAACTCATCTCCGCCTTCACCTCCGAGATCTCCGACTTCCTGCGCCGCCGCGGCCTCGCCCGCGCCGTCGTCGTGAACGTGGCCTCCACGGAACCGGCACCGCCCTCCGCCGCGGCCGGACCCGCCGCCCCGCCCCCCTTCGAGCCACCGCCGCCGGGCCGCCTCCTGCCGGCCAGCTCCCTCTACGCCACAGCGGCCCTGCGCGCGGGCTGCCCCTATGTGAACTTCACCCCCTCCACCGGCCTGCACCACCCCGCCCTCGCCGCCCTCGCCGCACGCAGCGGCCTCCCGCACGCGGGCCGCGACGGCAAGACGGGCCAGACCCTGCTGCGCTCCGTGCTCGGCCCGATGTTCGCCCAGCGGGCCCTGGACGTCCGCGCCTGGTCCGGCACGAACCTCCTCGGCGGCGGCGACGGCGCCGCCCTCGCCGACCCCGACGCGGCCGCCGCCAAGAACGCGGGCAAGGAACGCGTCCTCGCCGACACCCTCGGCGCCGTCCCCCAGGGCGAGGTCCACATCGACGACGTCCCCGCCCTCGGCGACTGGAAGACCGCTTGGGACCACATCGCCTTCGACGGCTTCCTCGGCACCCGCATGACCCTCCAGACCACCTGGCAGGGCTGTGACTCCGCCCTCGCCGCCCCCTTGGTCCTCGACCTGGTCCGCCTCCTCTCCCGCGCCCATGCCCACGGCCTCACCGGCCCACGGCCCGAACTCGCCTTCTACTTCAAGGACCCGGACCCGGGCGCGTCCGCCGCCCTCGCCGACCAGTACGCCGCGCTCACCGCCTTCGCGGCCCGCCTGCAGGGACGGGGTGAGTAG
- a CDS encoding EboA domain-containing protein: protein MTDTPAVADLRSRLDATLGGAARAWLDQAVAEAAANPAADAAETPTADGTALPADVRAAAPTWELRFAEAGRRCGPEHADAVRLLLLHTARADTATLIRLYDQGTAAERRAVLRSLPLLVPGPEALPLVDDALRTNDTRLLAAALGPYAATHLPAHTWRHAVLKCLFTDVPVDAVADLERRAHADDELARMLADYADERTAAGRPVPGDLHRVLALAAPPEPPGLPDPAASVTVTAPSTPLGEEQES from the coding sequence GTGACCGACACGCCCGCCGTCGCCGACCTCCGCTCCCGGCTCGACGCGACCCTCGGTGGCGCCGCTCGTGCCTGGCTCGACCAGGCCGTCGCCGAAGCCGCCGCGAACCCTGCCGCAGACGCCGCCGAGACCCCCACCGCCGACGGCACCGCGCTCCCCGCCGACGTCCGGGCCGCCGCACCCACCTGGGAGCTGCGGTTCGCCGAGGCGGGGCGCCGCTGCGGGCCCGAGCACGCCGACGCTGTCCGTCTGCTGCTGCTCCACACTGCCCGCGCCGACACCGCGACCCTCATCCGGCTCTACGACCAGGGCACCGCCGCCGAACGCCGAGCCGTCCTGCGCAGCCTGCCCCTCCTGGTGCCCGGCCCCGAGGCGCTGCCGCTGGTCGACGACGCCCTGCGCACCAACGACACCCGCCTCCTGGCTGCCGCCCTCGGCCCCTACGCCGCCACTCACCTCCCCGCGCACACCTGGCGGCACGCCGTCCTCAAGTGCCTGTTCACCGACGTGCCCGTGGACGCCGTCGCCGACCTGGAACGCCGCGCCCACGCCGATGACGAGCTGGCCCGGATGCTCGCCGACTACGCGGACGAACGCACCGCCGCCGGCCGCCCCGTCCCCGGCGATCTGCACCGCGTCCTGGCTCTGGCCGCCCCACCGGAACCGCCGGGCCTCCCGGATCCAGCGGCCTCCGTGACCGTCACGGCGCCTTCGACCCCCCTCGGCGAGGAGCAGGAGTCCTGA